Part of the Sphaerochaeta associata genome is shown below.
TGCTTCTTAGTGGTTTCTTGCGACACGTGCGATTACCTCCTCTGCCAGGGCTTTATACGCCTTGGTTCCACTGCTGGCACTGTCATACACATTGATAGGCAGTCCATGAGACGGAGCCTCGGCAATGCGGATGTTCCTTGGGATCATGGTGTTGAACACCAAATGAGGGAAGAAGGACGAGATATCCTCCACCACCTCATTGGCAAGCTTGGTTCGTTTACTATACATGGTGAAAAGAATACCGAGAACCTGAAGATCGGGGTTCAAGGATTTCTTCATGTTACCGACTGTTCGCATCAGCAGGTTCAAGCCTTCCATGGCGAAGTACTCACATTGCATCGGGATGATGACTTGCTTGGCCCATACCATTGCATTTACTGTGACCAGCCCTAATGAGGGAGGGCAATCGGCAATGATGTAATCCCATCGTTCATCCAGTCCCAGTAAAGCATTCTTGAGAAAGAACTCTCGCCGCTCTTCTTCCACCAATTCAATGTTCAATCCAGCCATATTGATATTACTCGCAATGGCAAAGAGATTCTGGATAGGTGTTTGCTGGATGGCTTCCTCGACGCTGCACTGACCTGCAATTACTTCATAGATACCTTTTTTTCGGTTGTCGATCGAAGTGGCACTGGTCAGATTCCCCTGTGAATCGAGGTCGATCAACAAGACTTTTTTGCCGCGCTGGGCTAAGGCTGATCCGAGATTCACAGCCGAGGTAGTCTTGCCGACTCCTCCTTTTTGATTCAAAAACAGTATTGTTTGCGCACTCATACTGGCTACTATACGGAAATATTCGACTATTGTCACCTCTTAAGGCTGAGTCCTTGACCCTTCTTTGGCTCTATTGTATCTTCAAGATACCCTATGGAGGATAAGTATATGGAAGATAAAGTCAAAAGAGCACTCGAGGATATCAGACCCTCGTTGCAGAATGACGGAGGAGATATCGAGTTTGTCAGCCTGGTAGGCACCGATGTCACGGTGCGCCTGAAAGGTGCATGTGCCGGCTGCCCTATGTCCCAGATGACTCTTAAGAGTGGCGTTGAGCGCTACCTCCGTAATTTCGTCGATCCGAAGCTCACGGTGGTCAACACCCCCGATTTCTAATAGAACCAACACTTCGAATCACAACGTTTCACGTGAAACTTTCCGTGAAACGTTTTTTTATGCTCAAATACAATCTTCGCTCTACCTCATACGAGCCGACGCCTCTATGTTTCACGTGAAACACTGCCATCCGATCTGGCGGAATCCGGCATACAAGCGTATCCATCAACCACCATGGTCCCTCTCCTACGATACAATCCACCTTCACATAGTTTCACGTGAAACATTGCCACCTGATCATGATAGATTCTCCTTTGCTGACCCACTCATCAACTATCACCCTCCTTCGATATAAACCACATCCCTGTCGTTTCACGTGAAACCGAGTCCCCAATACCTCTGCACAGAGAGGAGAACCTGCCTTTTTTCTACAAAGAAAAAATCACTTGCACGTTTTTTCGCCTTTCATCTTTCTGTGTTTTACAAAATGCTCAAAAACTGCATTTGAAGGCTTTATTTGAAGGTTTTTAGGTGCTTGTTTCTATATAACGATACAGATTTGCGTGAGTAAATTGATGGTTTTTTGGACCTAAAAAAGGGTCGCTCCAGTATTCTGGAACGACCCTATAAACTACTTAACAAATGTTTTAATCGTTGTCTGAAGGCTCAGTTACAAGCTCATCATCCTCTACAGGGATGTCCTCATCCTCACCTTCATCCTCGATAATCTCTTCAGACTCAGGGGCAGGCTGCTCAGGAATCTCAACTTCCTCATCCTCATCCCGCTCGGTGGATGCGATGGCTACGATGGAGTCTCCCTTGAACTTCATGGTTACAACCTTGACACCTGCTGCATTTCGGCCTTGGATGGAGATGGCGTTCACATGCACCCTGAGTGTCTGACCCATGAGCGTCACACACACTACATCGTTATCATCATCCACACTCAGAACACCAACGATGAAGCTGGCCTTTCCGCCGAGACGATAGATCTTCTGACCCTGTGTTCCTCTTCCATGGACAGTGAAACTATCGAAGGTAACCTGCTTTCCTTGTCCATTCTCAGTAATCATGAGAATGCGCTTGGAGTTGTCGACCTTCAAGAGGCCCGCCACCTGGTCATCACCGAGCAACCTGATACCGCGTACACCTCGGGAGGCACGACCCATGGCCCTGACATCCTCCTGTCGGAAGCGCAAGCCACGTCCAAGCTTGGTTATGAGCATAACCTCATCTCCCTCCTGAATCAGGTCACAGCTGAGCAGCTCATCACCCTCATCAAGGAAGAGGGCCCTGATTCCCCTGACCTTGGCATTGACGAAGTTGCTCAAGGAAACCTTCTTCACCACACCCTCTCGGGTGGCCATCATCAGATAATGGTCCTCACTGAACTCCTTGAAGCTGATTATCGAAGTAATTTTTTCTGTTGTCTCGAGCTGCAGGATATTCTTGATGCTCGTTCCCTTGGCAGTCTTGCTGGCCTCAGGAATCTCAAACACCTTGGTATAGTATGCCTTGCCGGCATTGGTGACAAACATCACATACTCATGGGTTGAAGCGACGAACATGTGATCGACAAAATCACCATCCTGGAGCTTGGTGGTCCTGGTTCCCTTGCCGGCCCTGCCGTGAGCCTCATACTCCTCGGTGGGAATACGCTTGGCAAAACCCTTGTTGCTGATCAGGACAACGACCTCCTCGTCCTTGATGAAATCCTCAAGGGTGGCCTGTCCGAGCTCCTCTCGAACGATTTTGGTAAGTCTTCTATCCTTGGGAACCAAATTCGCAGGCAGTGCCCTTACTTCACTCTGCACCAACTTGAGGATTTTGACCTCATCAGCGAGCAAATCCTGATAATAGGCTATCTTTTGCTCAAGCTCAGACAACTCTTCCAGAATCTTGGAAGTTTCCAGATGGCTGAGCCGTCCGAGCTTCATATCGATGATGGCCTGGGCCTGGATCTGGTCAAGACCGAAACGGGCGACAAGACGCTCGGCTGCAATGGTATTGTCAGCCGAATCCTTGATGATCTGGATGACCTCGTCGATATTGTCCAAACCGATCTTCAAGCCCCTGAGGATATGGGCCCTCTCTTGGGCTTTTCGCAGATCATACTGCGTTCTTCTGGTTACCACTTCCTCCCGATGACGGATGTAGTAGACCAGCATATCCTTGAGGGTAAGCATCTGCGGACGTCCCTGCACCAAGGCAAGGTTGTTGACATTGAAGTTCGACTGCAGAGCAGTGCGGGCGAAGAGCTGGTTCAAAACCACCATGGGTTCTGCGCCGACCTTCAGCTCGACGACAATGCGGATTCCCTTGCGGTCGGACTCATCACGAACGACTGCAATCATGGGGATGGCCCCATCCTTGCGAAGATCGTCGATTTTCTTGACCAAGTCAGCCTTGTTCACCTGGTAGGGAATCTCGGTAAAGACGATCTGGTCATGGTCGCGTTCACTTGTCTCAATCTCATACACCGAACGAACGACGATCTTGCCCCGACCGGTGGTGAAGGCATCCTTGATGCCCTGCATACCGCAGATGATTCCCCCGGAGGGAAAATCAGGGCCTTTGATATGTTCCATCAGCTCATCGATGGTGATGTCGGGATTGTCGATTACAGCGCTGATGGCATCACAGATTTCCTGCAGGTTATGGGGGGCCATGTTGGTCGCCATACCTACGGCGATACCGCTGGACCCGTTTGCAAGCAGGAACGGGAAGGAGGCGGGGAGTACCGTAGGCTCCTGCATCGAATCGTCGTAGTTCGGGCCGAAATTGACCGTCTCCTTCTGGATGTCCTGCAACATCTCCTCACCGATTCGGCTCATCTTCGCTTCGGTGTATCGCATGGCTGCCGCCGGATCACCGTCGATGGACCCAAAGTTTCCTTGCGGGTTTACGACAGGGTAGCGCAGCGAAAAGTCCTGGGCCAAACGGACCAGGGCATCATACACCGAGGCATCACCATGGGGGTGATACTTACCAAGCACGTCACCGACGATACGGGCGCACTTCTTGAACGAGGAGTTGGCCCTGAGTCCCATTTCAAACATGTCAAAGAGGATTCGTCGGTGGACCGGCTTCAGACCGTCACGGACATCGGGCAGAGCCCGGCTGACAATGACAGACATGGCATAGTTGAGATACGAGGTACGCATCTCCTTGGACACGTCCACGCTAATCGTCCTGCTTTCGTTTATTTCTTCCACGATTCTATCCTTTCCTAGACATCCAGATTCGATACATAGACGGCATTCGCGTCAATGAAGGCCCTTCGGGGCTCAACCTCTTCGCCCATCAGCATGGAAAACACCCGGTCCGCCTCTTCGGCGTCATGCAAGGTGATCTGGCTGATCATGCGGGTCTCAGGGTTCATCGTTGTCTCCCAAAGCTGTTCGGGATTCATCTCACCAAGACCTTTATAGCGCTGGATGGCAACCTTTGAGGGGTCGCTGATATTATTTTCCTGAAGAATCTTGACGCGTGCCTCTTCATCATAGGCATACTGCACTTTCTTACCAATGGTGATCTTGTACAAAGGAGGCATCGCAAAGTAGACAT
Proteins encoded:
- a CDS encoding ParA family protein, coding for MSAQTILFLNQKGGVGKTTSAVNLGSALAQRGKKVLLIDLDSQGNLTSATSIDNRKKGIYEVIAGQCSVEEAIQQTPIQNLFAIASNINMAGLNIELVEEERREFFLKNALLGLDERWDYIIADCPPSLGLVTVNAMVWAKQVIIPMQCEYFAMEGLNLLMRTVGNMKKSLNPDLQVLGILFTMYSKRTKLANEVVEDISSFFPHLVFNTMIPRNIRIAEAPSHGLPINVYDSASSGTKAYKALAEEVIARVARNH
- a CDS encoding NifU family protein, whose product is MEDKVKRALEDIRPSLQNDGGDIEFVSLVGTDVTVRLKGACAGCPMSQMTLKSGVERYLRNFVDPKLTVVNTPDF
- the gyrA gene encoding DNA topoisomerase (ATP-hydrolyzing) subunit A — encoded protein: MEEINESRTISVDVSKEMRTSYLNYAMSVIVSRALPDVRDGLKPVHRRILFDMFEMGLRANSSFKKCARIVGDVLGKYHPHGDASVYDALVRLAQDFSLRYPVVNPQGNFGSIDGDPAAAMRYTEAKMSRIGEEMLQDIQKETVNFGPNYDDSMQEPTVLPASFPFLLANGSSGIAVGMATNMAPHNLQEICDAISAVIDNPDITIDELMEHIKGPDFPSGGIICGMQGIKDAFTTGRGKIVVRSVYEIETSERDHDQIVFTEIPYQVNKADLVKKIDDLRKDGAIPMIAVVRDESDRKGIRIVVELKVGAEPMVVLNQLFARTALQSNFNVNNLALVQGRPQMLTLKDMLVYYIRHREEVVTRRTQYDLRKAQERAHILRGLKIGLDNIDEVIQIIKDSADNTIAAERLVARFGLDQIQAQAIIDMKLGRLSHLETSKILEELSELEQKIAYYQDLLADEVKILKLVQSEVRALPANLVPKDRRLTKIVREELGQATLEDFIKDEEVVVLISNKGFAKRIPTEEYEAHGRAGKGTRTTKLQDGDFVDHMFVASTHEYVMFVTNAGKAYYTKVFEIPEASKTAKGTSIKNILQLETTEKITSIISFKEFSEDHYLMMATREGVVKKVSLSNFVNAKVRGIRALFLDEGDELLSCDLIQEGDEVMLITKLGRGLRFRQEDVRAMGRASRGVRGIRLLGDDQVAGLLKVDNSKRILMITENGQGKQVTFDSFTVHGRGTQGQKIYRLGGKASFIVGVLSVDDDNDVVCVTLMGQTLRVHVNAISIQGRNAAGVKVVTMKFKGDSIVAIASTERDEDEEVEIPEQPAPESEEIIEDEGEDEDIPVEDDELVTEPSDND